The window GTCGCGGCGCCGGCGACGGAGCACAGTACGGCGATAACTTGAACGGCGAATACCAGCAGTTTCACCGCCGCCGTTCCCTCCGCTGGAAGAACTGAATCAGCGGTCGCACATAGTCCTTATCGGTCGTGAGCGGCAGGTAATCAACGCCGGAGCGTTGCGTTTCCGATTTGACCGCCGCCTGCCTGCGCCGGAAATTGGCATCAAGCAATTGCCGGACCTTTCGTGACGATGTGTCCACCCACATCGGCTCGCCGGATTCGGCGTCATGCAGTCGGATCAGACCGACATTGGGCAGCGTCTGCTCGCGCGGATCGGTCAGGTGTACGGCCACGAGGTCGTGCTTCTTGCCGACGATCCGCAGCGCGCGTTCATAACCTTCGTTCATGAAATCCGAAATCAGAAACACAATCGCTTTCTTCTTGACTACGTGATTGAGATGTTCGAGCGCGGCCTTGATATCCGTCCCGCTGCGTTCCGGCTCAAAGGTGAGCAATTCGCGCAGGATGCGCAGGATGTGCGTCTTGCCCTTGCGCGGGGGAACGAACTTCTCAATCTTATCCGTGAATAGAATCAGTCCGACCTTGTCGTTGTTCTTGATCGCGGAGAATGCGAGTACCGCGGCGAGTTCGGCCGCGACTTCGCTTTTCAGGCTCTGTTGCGACCCGAACATGGCCGAGCTGGACATGTCGCAGAGCAACATCACCAGCAGTTCCCGTTCTTCTTCGAACAGCTTGATGAACGGGTGTCCCATGCGCGCGGACACGTTCCAATCGATCGCGCGCACGTCATCGCCGATCTGATATTCTCTGACTTCGGCGAAGTTCATGCCCCGCCCCTTGAACACGGCATGATACTCGCCCGAGAGAATCTCGTTCACGACGCCGCGCGTCTTGAGTTCGATCTGGCGCACCTTACGCAGAATTTCGCGGGTGTCCATCATAAGATCGGCCGTGAAACCAAAGGAAACAGCCTCATGCTTTCATGCTAACCAGAATCCAATCACTGTGCCACCAGCATTCGCGGACGTGTGGGCGACCATCGCCGCGATTACACTGCCGCTGCGTTCCCGCAGCGTGCCCGCCAGTCCGCCGAGGATCGCCGCGAACAGCGCGACCACCGCGACAGCCGCGCCGCTCATTCCCAGGCTCAAGAGTCCAAGGTGCATCAGACCAAAGAAGACGGCGCCAAACAAGACCGGCAGCGTGATCCGGTACGTGCCAACGCGGAATCCGACCTGACCGAGGCTGCCGAGCAAGCCCTGCAACAACCCGCGCACCAGCAGTTCCTCACAGGCGCTTGCCCAGATCCAAACAAAGAGCACGATTTGCCAGAAAGTGAACCGCTCGGTACCCGAAACCTCTTCGTCCGTGAACAGACTGAGCACAAGCGTGGACACAACACCTATACCCAAGCCACCCCACATTGCCGGTCCCCATACGCGTCCCACCGGCACGGTAAATCCGAACTGTGACCACTGCCCCCTGCCGATCAAGGCCATCAAAGCCAGAGCCACAGCCGCCATGGCACTATGTGTCACGGCGGGAATCAACCACGGCCGTGCTTCGAAATCGACTCCGCCCCCACCGATGGCCAAGCCGACCGCGGAACTTGCTGCGAGCACACCCACGCCCATTAGAAACACCAGCACCAGTCGCTGCATGATCTCCTCCGGTGAAGTGCGGGGCACCACGCTTACGCCTTACGGCACCTCGACGGTGTTGAAAATCTTGTTGATGATATCCTCGCTCGTCATTTCTTCGGCTTCGGCCTCATAGGTAACCGTGACGCGATGCCGCAGCACATCGAGCCCGACCGCGCGGATATCTTCGGGAATGACGTAGCCGCGCCTCCGCAGAAATGCGTGGGCCCGCGCGGCTTTCATCAGGTAGATCGACGCCCGCGGGGACGCACCGTACTGAATCAACGGCTTCAGGTCGGGCAACTTGTGTTCTTCCGGCTTGCGGCTGGCAAACACAATATCCAACACGTATTGCTCAATCTTGGGGTCAACG is drawn from candidate division KSB1 bacterium and contains these coding sequences:
- a CDS encoding DUF58 domain-containing protein; the protein is MDTREILRKVRQIELKTRGVVNEILSGEYHAVFKGRGMNFAEVREYQIGDDVRAIDWNVSARMGHPFIKLFEEERELLVMLLCDMSSSAMFGSQQSLKSEVAAELAAVLAFSAIKNNDKVGLILFTDKIEKFVPPRKGKTHILRILRELLTFEPERSGTDIKAALEHLNHVVKKKAIVFLISDFMNEGYERALRIVGKKHDLVAVHLTDPREQTLPNVGLIRLHDAESGEPMWVDTSSRKVRQLLDANFRRRQAAVKSETQRSGVDYLPLTTDKDYVRPLIQFFQRRERRR
- a CDS encoding CPBP family intramembrane metalloprotease codes for the protein MQRLVLVFLMGVGVLAASSAVGLAIGGGGVDFEARPWLIPAVTHSAMAAVALALMALIGRGQWSQFGFTVPVGRVWGPAMWGGLGIGVVSTLVLSLFTDEEVSGTERFTFWQIVLFVWIWASACEELLVRGLLQGLLGSLGQVGFRVGTYRITLPVLFGAVFFGLMHLGLLSLGMSGAAVAVVALFAAILGGLAGTLRERSGSVIAAMVAHTSANAGGTVIGFWLA